A genomic stretch from Helianthus annuus cultivar XRQ/B chromosome 1, HanXRQr2.0-SUNRISE, whole genome shotgun sequence includes:
- the LOC110913098 gene encoding uncharacterized protein LOC110913098, whose product MKNAQDRQKSYANQRRKPLEFQLGDKAMLKVSPLKGVIQFGKKGKLKPRYIGSFELKTKVGPVAYRLKLPEQLAGIHNTFHVSNLRKCLVDEAQQIPLEDVHVDDKLNFIEEPLQIEDRKVKKLRKKEIPLVKVKWNARHGPNFTWELENIMKDKYPHLFK is encoded by the coding sequence ATGAAAAAtgctcaagatcgacaaaagagttatgcaaaTCAGAGGCGTAAACCCCTAGAGTTCCAACTAGGGGATAAAGCaatgcttaaggtatcacctctgAAAGGAGTGATTCAGTTTGGAAAAAAGGGAAAGTTGAAACCCCGATACATTGGGTCGTTTGAACTAAAAACCAAAGTAGGACCAGTGGCTTATCGTCTAAAACTTCCTGAACAACTGGCAGGAATACATAATActtttcatgtatcaaatttaagGAAGTGCCTAGTGGACGAAGCCCAACAAATACCCCTGGAAGACGTACATGTTGATGACAAACTCAACTTCATTGAAGAACCACTACAAATCGAAGATAGGAAGGTTAAAAAGCTACGCAAGAAGGAAATCCcgttagtcaaagtcaagtggaacgcACGTCATGGACCCAACTTTACATGGGAATTAGAAAACATAATGAAAGATAAGTACCCTCATCTTTTTAAGTGa